Genomic window (Candidatus Wallbacteria bacterium):
CCGCCAGCCGTCGCCATGATTCCAGATTACATAGAGATAGTGTTGAGCAGGGTAATTGTCTACGCTCCATTTGAAGAAATCAAAGGCCTGATTCCAGTCCCCCATGTCTAATTCAGGCAGTTTCTCAATTTCAGCAGTGCCACATCCGATCACCAGTCTGCGGGTGTTGTCAGGACCATAACCATCCTGGAGCACGACTATATTCAAAGCGCTGCTCCCGCCGACTTTCATCATTTCCTGCACATCCTTTTTTCCGGCACTGTCCAGATCATTGTCGCCATTCAGAAACACCATCACTGTCCAGGGTTTTTCAGCGAACAGCGGGACAGCTGCCAGGAAGAAAAACAAGCAAAATAATCCGAACTTGATCATTAACCCTCCTTGGGACGATTCAATCTGATTTCAAGAATTTTATCCAGGATCAACCGCTGATTGGCTGTTCCGCATTGCAGAGAGCCTGTGCTGTTTCCTGCGGCACTGGATGCGGCGATCGATTCAATCAGGGATTCTTCGCAGAATCCGGTTTCGGACCGATCAGGAGATAATTCCAGCCTGCTGAGATTTTTCAGCATTGAGGAAACGTCCGGCAACAACAGCCTGACTGCTTTTGACAGGATCAATATGCTGACTGTTTCAGATGAAAGTGTTTCCAGTCCAAAGGCTAAGTAAATCGTTTTATACGAACTTCCAGCGTGAAAAAGGCCGGCCGGATTTCCCCCAGTGTATCTGAAAACAACTTCAGCATTCGCTGATTCGATCTGGTCAGGACTTTGGGAGCCTGAAAGCGCACCTGAAATTCCGGAGAATTCATTGCAACCTGAGATGGCATTTTCTCCTGCATCATCAGAGAGGTATTTTGCACCCAGATATTCTTGGTAGAATGCGGTTGTCCCCTTGTACCTGCCCCAGTCCTGTCCGCATGCCAGCAGGGAGCCTCCTGCATCCAGATACTTTGTGAAAATGGCTAATTTAAGATCGACCAAGTCTGAGCCGCTTGTCTCAGCCAGGATCACAGCACCGCCTGTATATTTTCCAAGAGTATCAAAGGTTATTTTTCCATCGATAGAGGGGTCCCAGAGGTCGAATTTTATTCCTGCTGATGACAATGCGGCACGATAAACCGATGCAGGAACTGTATCCGACTTTTTCAGGATCAGCAGCACCCTGTTTTTCACAGCAAAACTGTGATGCACCCGCAGACTGTATTTTTCATGCATGACACGGCCATTGAACGACAAATCGATCCCGAACTTCAGATTTCCTTCAGGGCAGTCAGGAGCGATCCTGGCAGACAGGGATTCGCAGATAGCCTCTCCCCCTGCGGAAATCTCCAGATAGGTTTCTGAGTTTTGAATCACAGCCTCTGAGGAAGCTGAGAGCATTATTTTCAAGCTCGCAGCCTGCAGCCCCTTGTTGGAAAGCGTGATTTTGAATCTGACAGATTCGGAAGGCGCAACTGACCCGTCTCCATTTTCATCAATAAGCTCGATTTTATCGATCACAGGAATCGGAGATTTTGGATAATAAAGGGTCTCCAGGAATTCGTCCCAGAGTGTGTCCCCGCAGAATTTAAGATTTTTATAGGCTTTTTTATGTTTCTCATATTCGTCTCTGTCAGGCAGGTAAATAGAGAGTCCGGTTGCTTCTTCCACACCAGCTCCTGTATGACCAGAACAGATTATCAGCGGATACGGGCTGACCTCCAGTCCATGGATAAGGTCCAGATCTGTGCCCTGCAGATCCATATCAGCCACAGTCCCCATTTTTTTCACCACATCGCAAAGATCACGATACCAGAGATAAGCGAAACTCTGGGTTTGCGAAATCGCAATCCTGTAACGTTCTCCAAGATGAGGATTATTGATTAGCAAGGTCAGGAAGCTTTCAAATTTTCCTGCTGCATCAGTCAGTTTGCTGCAATCTACTGCCGACAAGGTAGCTTTCGCCTGTATGCTCTGGTAATACTCGGTGTTTTTCAGCACGCATTGGATGGAGATTGCTTCAGGCTCAGTTTCCGGATGCTCAACCAGCAGTGGAAAAATCATGTGATAGGGCCAGCTCCGGGCTGATTCGATTTCCTCTGAAAAGACTATGAAATCCGTATCTCCGGCCGTTTCCCAGGCCACCTCGAGGTTGGCCATCAGGCAGGCGTCATAACCAAGCACATCGATCTTGCGGCCGAGTATGCCATGCATGCCGCTGGAAAGCTCCCTGAGATCCGGGGTGCTCATGCAATGCCCGCTGGTGGCATCCAGGGAGATGTCGCGGGAAAACTTATTTTTCCCGCTCAGCCAGTCGATCCAGCCCATGCCATGGTCCCAGATGATATAGAAATAGTGCCTGGCCGGGTAATTCTGTACGCTCCATCTGAAGAAATTCAGCGCTTCGTGCCAGTCGCCCATGTCGATTTCGCCGACTGATTCGGTGATTAGACGGCCTTTTTCCACAAAATGCCGCTCAGTGTCACCGTTTCCGGCGTGATCCTGCAGGGCGACGAAATTCACCAGAGGTGTTGAACCGACCTTCATCAGATTTTTCAGGCTTTCGCCTGCCGCAAGGTCCAGGTCATTATCGCCGTTCAGAAAAAGCATCACAGTCCACTGTGATTCAGCCCGGCAGAGAGTCACTGAAATGAGAAAAAGAAGTACTGGAAGTCTAATCATGGTTCTAGTTAAAGATATCCTAAAACAGGCGTTCCACAAGCAAACAACCTGCAATAAAATTGTTACAGGGATTTTCTACAACAGCGGGAAATGGTATGTAACTGCGGAGCTGCAGAAGTATTGAAGAGCGATACCATGCCCTGTCAAAAGACCGGAACCAGCCTGCCCTCGTCAGTTAGATTCAGGCAGGTCCCGTCTGAGGATTCCAGCCTGATGAAACACCCATAGTCATTAGTCACTCCCATGCATCTGACCAGCAGCCGATTTTCTCCGACTTTGAGATGAGCCTGATATGGAGCAAACTGCGGGGAGGGCTCCCCTGGAGTGCAGGCAGAAATGAAGTGACCGCCATTGAACCAGGCCATTATTGAACTGCATCCGCAGGTATAGACATTCAGATTCCAGGGCTTCTCAGTGGTGATCGTTCGCAGCAGATATCTGGTTCTGCCTGCCTCTATAGAATTTTCACAGGGGCAGATTTCAGCCCAGTCTCTCAACTGCGAAGTTGCTGTCGCATCTTCGATTTTTTGCACTTCATCGGTAGTCAGGGATACTTCTTCTGTGAAATCCGTGTCATTGCAGGGATGATCAACTGATGCTGTCTGCCAGCGGCGCAGCCAGGGTTTGTGCAGCTCATCCAGGAGTTGTTTGCGATCAAAGCTGAAATCTCTATAGACAGCGTAGTTACCACAAAAATCCTGTGCAGACAGCGACAGACACGCACCAGGACCGCCCGCCGGATCGATGACCCAGCGGCCGATGCTGAAAATCGGAATTTTAACTTCCTGGGAATTTGAGTCGGAATCATGAAATATCAGGCACCCTGAAGATGATTTATAAAACCCCGCGTTTACTGCTCTAACCCCGCTCCCGCTTTTAACCGTTATAGTCCATTTATTGTCAAGGGATATGACCGGCATGGTCTGCCAGATGCTGGAGCTGTGCTTTGCCTGGTCCAGGAAAAAAAACTTGCTTCCTTTCAGCCAGAATGCGCTTTCAGGTGACCAGCAGGGTGTGAAATATCCGGGGAAATGTATGAACTTGCCGGTCAGGGACGATGGCGGATCTGCTACTGAAAAAAAACGGTTGAAATGGTCTATTCCCCAACTGTTCATGATATCGAAAACCCAGCTCGAATGATTGAGCCCGAAAGTATGTCCGAGTTCATGCAGTGAAATTCCCATGGAAGTAGAAGCCGCAGCCCAGAAAGTATCTTTGTAGCCGGATGTACTGTAGGGAAGAGAGTTCTGGTCATCGCGTTTAAAGATCCTGCATTCAGTACTCAAAGCTGTGGAGTCGGAAAAAACTTTCTGGACGTCCTGCAGCCTGCCCGGCCAGGTGAAAAGATCTGGGTGTGAATTCAGTGCGTAGTTCATGCCTCCGCGCGCAGAGTATGCCCTGAGCAGCCCGGACTGCTTGTCTATCCAGGCGAATGTAGTGAAAATCAGGGCATTGTATTTCTGGTTGCAAAGCTGTTTATCCAGTTCCTGACCAATTTCATAACTGAGATCCGTATCACAGAGTTTACGATAATATTCTACCGGATGGGAACCTTTCACTACTATTACCGGCACTTTTCCATCCTCTCCAATTTCCAAGTTGAAAGTGGCGCGGCCGTATCCCTGATCATTGAGACTTTCTGCTGTGAATGTCTGCATCAATTTCATCGCTGTATCGAGCTTATCCCGGAAATTTTGAGCGTCATGGCCGAGCGGTGTCTGGTATTCAGTGCTTCCTGAGGAATCGGTGAAGTAGATTACCGTGACCCTGTAAGGATTAGTCTGTGGGGTGTAAGTCAGATTCAAGGTCAGTTCAGCAGTTCCTGCTCGGATCAGAAGCCTGTTTTTACCCGGAACAAGCTCAGTGAGCGCTTTGAACTGCCCCTGGTATGCCTCAGCAGGCATTATGCGAGTTTCTCTGGTCGAGGATTGGTTGATCACTGTAACTGAATCAAGATCAATATTGGCCAGTATCCCTCTGAGCAGGGGAGCTGGAAAACGGATTTCTGTTCCGTCGGCATAGTTCGTAAGCACAATCGACGGTAGAACATTTGATTCAGATTCATGCAGCGCCCAGGCGCAGGGAGTGAACATTGATATGATCAGGATTACTGTGATTTTCCTCACTCTTCCCCCTTATCCTTTTTTAAAACTCGGCATGAGTATGTTCTAATGATGGCATACGAATTCAAGATACAGGAACCGGTTATTTTGACACGAACGCCAGACTTATTTATACTTCTGCAACTCCTCCGGCACATACCAGTGCCTGAAATTGTAAAAAATGCCGGCAGGAGCTGCTTCGATGCCGTGGAAGCGCTTGCTGACTGTAAAAATATCATCAGTGGAAAAGAGAAATGTGTATGGCTGGTCTTCATGAATGATAGCCTGGAGTTTGTAATAAATTTCCTTTAATTTAATCCTGTCAGGAGTGATTCGGCCAAGCTCACACAATCTGTCTACTTCAGGGTTACGGTAAGAAATGAAATTATCTCCTGAATATCCATTTTTTTCATCCGGTATTTGTGAAGAGTTCCATGTCTCAAATGGATCATAGAGCAGATTTCCCTGCAGCCAGCAGCCAATGTTGGCTTGAAAGTTATGATGATATTCCTGCTCTAAAAAGTTCGTCCATTCAAGCACTCGGATCTTGACTTCGATTCCCGCTACTTTCCAGCAGTCTCTTATGATGTCGGCCATCAGTTTGGCAGTGGGACTTGCATTGTAGATGGTAAGCTCCAGCGAAAATTTCATTCCATCACGCTCCAGGATCCCGTCCCTGTCTATGTCTTTCCACCCGGCTGCGGAAAGGATTTTCCCTGATAGTACTGGATCATAGGGATAGGGAGCGATCGACTTGTCGCAAGCCCAGCTGGTAGGCAGAAAATCAGTTGCAATAGGCTTTCCGAATCCATAGCGCACGTTGTCGATCATGCTCTGGCGGTCAATGGCGATTGTCAGGGCCTGCCGGATATTTCTGTCTTTCAGGATCGGGTGATCCAGGTTGTAAGCGATATAAAAATAGCTGAATGCCGGGCAGCTGTAAATGTTGAATTTATCGTGGAATTCCTTTGACTTGGCCTGTTTCGTATATTGATCAGGAGTGAGCGTCATCAAATCCAGTTCACCTCTCAGCAATGAAAGCAGGACTGCTGAGTCATCAGGAATGATTTTAAAGATCACCCGGTCCAGAAACGGCCTTCCTTCATGATAATCCTGATTTGCTACCAGTACGACCTGTTCGGCAGGCTGCCATTCCAGAAATTTGAACGGACCGGTTCCGATCGGGTGCCTGTTGTATTCAGAGGTCTTGAAATTTTCCCGCTCATAGATATGTTTGGGTATTATCTGTGAATCTATTTTCAATGGGATATCCTGAGTCGGGGTTTTCAGGATTACTTTAACTTCATGAGTGTTGACGACTTCGATTGTTTTCACTTCTGAAAAAGACCACCTGAGAGAGCTTCCTGATTCAGGGTCCATGATCTTTTCAATTGTGAACTTGACATCATCCGCTGAAAAGTTCACGCCATCATGCCAGCGGACACCTTTTTTCAGGTAAAAGGTGATTGCCATGTTATCAGCTGATACTTCCCAGGAATCAGCTAAGCAGGGAGACAGTTTCAGATCACCATTGACCTGGGTCAACGAGTCGAAAATTAAATTTATTACCTGATCAGAGCCGGTATCCTGCGATAACAGGGGATTGAGTGTAGCCGGATCGCTGAGTGCTTGTTCAATAATACTATCCCCGTATGACGGGGATAGTAAAATCTCACTGGTTTGCCCCTTTGTCATGATTTCATCCGTAGCGTTTGCCCAAAAGATCGGAAGCATCAGACAAATTGTAAGCAGTTTCAGGCCTGAAGCATTCATGTTCTTTCCCTTTCTGCTCAGTGAAAGCTGAGTATGACCTGTTTTTATTATATCAAAAATAACAGCTCGCATTTCGAGTTGGATTTTATTTGGAAAAAACAGTCTTTCGCCGCCACTTGCATAATACATCTTTTACTGAGCTTTTACCTGGTCAAAGAAACATTTTGAATTGCAATTTCATTCAGCAGTGCCGCTTACATTGACCAGTTAAAGATCATCGAAGACTGTTATCAGCCTGAGTTTACCCGCACGAAGGATGATTACAGGACTCGATCCCCTTGAGGGATTATTGATTGCAAAGATCAATAATCATTTGACGACCTTGAAACACGGGGTCATTCCAGCTTTGGTGTATAATGTAGAAATGAAATTTATGCTCATGATCTGCTCAGCACTGCTCTTAATCGGCTGCGGAATGGCTCATCAGAAACTTCAATTTTTAGGTACCACCGAAGTTTCGGAAAATTCTGCAGATCTGTCTCCGGCATATGGTGACTGTATCATTAACACTCTTTCCTCAAATCCGATTACTCTTAATCCCCTCACAGCTACTGAAGATGAAGCACAATGGGTAATCGGGCTGATGTTCAACGGACTCTTGAAAAAAGACCGCAACGAAGAGTGGACAGGGGATCTTGCCGAGCGCTGGGAACAGACTGCTGAAGGGAAAATCCTGACAATTCATCTGAAATCAGGTGTGAAATGGCATGATGGAATCGGATTCGATGCTTCTGACGTGATGTTCACCTATCAGAAAATCATGGATCAGAGCAGCGAGAGTTTCAACCAGATTAAAACAGTTGAGATTCTTGACCCTCTGACAATCAGGATCACTTATGACACTCCTTTGGTATCAGCTTTGTCCCAGTGGAGTTTCTGGATACTTCCCAGGCATTTGTTAGAGCAGGAAAACATGGATAGTCCCCGCTGGAACCGGGCTCCAATCGGCACAGGGCCATTCCGCTTTTCAGAGTGGATTCCTGATGAGCGCATTATTCTGACCGGCAATGACAGTTATTTCGATGGCCGTCCTTTTTTATCCCAGTACATCTTCCTCATCCAGCCGGACGAATCAATGAAATTCCTTGCCCTGAAGAAGGGAGAAATCGATGTTTTATGCCTGAACGGCGATCAGATCACAAAGCAGGCGGGTGAGGAAAGATTCAGGAATCGTTTCAATATTTATCAATTCCCGGTCAACAGCTTCTGTTCAATAGCTTATAACCTGGCTTTGTCGAAATATCAGGACAAAAGAGTACGCCAGGCTTTGACCATGGCGATCGACAGGGAACAGATTATCCGGGAAATCGAGTATGGTTACGGCCAAGTGCACAGCGGACCATTTTCCCGGACCTGCTGGGCCT
Coding sequences:
- a CDS encoding clostripain-related cysteine peptidase — translated: MIRLPVLLFLISVTLCRAESQWTVMLFLNGDNDLDLAAGESLKNLMKVGSTPLVNFVALQDHAGNGDTERHFVEKGRLITESVGEIDMGDWHEALNFFRWSVQNYPARHYFYIIWDHGMGWIDWLSGKNKFSRDISLDATSGHCMSTPDLRELSSGMHGILGRKIDVLGYDACLMANLEVAWETAGDTDFIVFSEEIESARSWPYHMIFPLLVEHPETEPEAISIQCVLKNTEYYQSIQAKATLSAVDCSKLTDAAGKFESFLTLLINNPHLGERYRIAISQTQSFAYLWYRDLCDVVKKMGTVADMDLQGTDLDLIHGLEVSPYPLIICSGHTGAGVEEATGLSIYLPDRDEYEKHKKAYKNLKFCGDTLWDEFLETLYYPKSPIPVIDKIELIDENGDGSVAPSESVRFKITLSNKGLQAASLKIMLSASSEAVIQNSETYLEISAGGEAICESLSARIAPDCPEGNLKFGIDLSFNGRVMHEKYSLRVHHSFAVKNRVLLILKKSDTVPASVYRAALSSAGIKFDLWDPSIDGKITFDTLGKYTGGAVILAETSGSDLVDLKLAIFTKYLDAGGSLLACGQDWGRYKGTTAFYQEYLGAKYLSDDAGENAISGCNEFSGISGALSGSQSPDQIESANAEVVFRYTGGNPAGLFHAGSSYKTIYLAFGLETLSSETVSILILSKAVRLLLPDVSSMLKNLSRLELSPDRSETGFCEESLIESIAASSAAGNSTGSLQCGTANQRLILDKILEIRLNRPKEG
- a CDS encoding peptide-binding protein encodes the protein MLPIFWANATDEIMTKGQTSEILLSPSYGDSIIEQALSDPATLNPLLSQDTGSDQVINLIFDSLTQVNGDLKLSPCLADSWEVSADNMAITFYLKKGVRWHDGVNFSADDVKFTIEKIMDPESGSSLRWSFSEVKTIEVVNTHEVKVILKTPTQDIPLKIDSQIIPKHIYERENFKTSEYNRHPIGTGPFKFLEWQPAEQVVLVANQDYHEGRPFLDRVIFKIIPDDSAVLLSLLRGELDLMTLTPDQYTKQAKSKEFHDKFNIYSCPAFSYFYIAYNLDHPILKDRNIRQALTIAIDRQSMIDNVRYGFGKPIATDFLPTSWACDKSIAPYPYDPVLSGKILSAAGWKDIDRDGILERDGMKFSLELTIYNASPTAKLMADIIRDCWKVAGIEVKIRVLEWTNFLEQEYHHNFQANIGCWLQGNLLYDPFETWNSSQIPDEKNGYSGDNFISYRNPEVDRLCELGRITPDRIKLKEIYYKLQAIIHEDQPYTFLFSTDDIFTVSKRFHGIEAAPAGIFYNFRHWYVPEELQKYK
- a CDS encoding ABC transporter substrate-binding protein, whose protein sequence is MKFMLMICSALLLIGCGMAHQKLQFLGTTEVSENSADLSPAYGDCIINTLSSNPITLNPLTATEDEAQWVIGLMFNGLLKKDRNEEWTGDLAERWEQTAEGKILTIHLKSGVKWHDGIGFDASDVMFTYQKIMDQSSESFNQIKTVEILDPLTIRITYDTPLVSALSQWSFWILPRHLLEQENMDSPRWNRAPIGTGPFRFSEWIPDERIILTGNDSYFDGRPFLSQYIFLIQPDESMKFLALKKGEIDVLCLNGDQITKQAGEERFRNRFNIYQFPVNSFCSIAYNLALSKYQDKRVRQALTMAIDREQIIREIEYGYGQVHSGPFSRTCWAYDESANPLPHDPARARALLLESGWQETQEIIFSYTANATVKLIAALVQKGWNDIGLKVRAECLAWPVLWEKLQKRDFEAGFFSWSGFGDPDDYSLIWESGNIPDKTGSNGFNFSSYKNPEVDRLFELGRITIDPAKRKEIYQRIHKLINDDQPYTFIESYEAIWAVDKRFHGIEPTRRGIFYNIEKWYVPAELQKY